One genomic region from Afipia felis ATCC 53690 encodes:
- a CDS encoding ParB/RepB/Spo0J family partition protein, whose amino-acid sequence MHLIKVDPRALKENPDRMRQTKSTPQADALLLATIKAVGIVQPPVITPETGGGNGYVINAGHRRVKQAIAAGLEEIDVLVEEAANDNGAMRSMIENIAREALNPVDQWRAIERLVALGWTEEAIGVALALPVRLIRKLRLLANVLPVMLDHMVKGDMPDERQLRTIASASLDEQKEVWKKHKPSKADPQVSWFSVAQALTKARMYARHASFGDELAQAYGIQWVEDLFAPADEDSRYTTDVEAFLGAQQEWMTANLPKKGIIAETTNWGEVKLPPKAERVYGKPSKSDCTAMYLDRDGRVQSVHYRMPAAKKPKGKDGSAGTDTADETAAVSKPRPDVTRKGLEMIGDFRTDALHEALARAPIEDETLIALLILAFAGQNVSVDSGSGGTYYGNRRIARHAVTLFDQDGKLVLDMDTLRVAARSILAEVLSCRENRTDSGIVARVAGDVVGADNFLPNMGTDDFLSCLSRTALEGSCKDTPVLPRQKVKDTRTALVEHFKEGRFVPAAALFAPDKAAVSSWLATNAVAEEDEADDQVEDPEAADGDGDDASDAEAFPEAAE is encoded by the coding sequence ATGCATCTCATCAAGGTCGATCCGCGTGCGCTGAAGGAGAATCCGGACCGTATGCGCCAGACGAAGTCGACGCCGCAGGCCGACGCCCTGCTGCTGGCGACGATCAAGGCCGTCGGCATCGTCCAGCCGCCCGTCATCACGCCTGAGACTGGCGGCGGCAACGGCTACGTCATCAATGCCGGTCATCGCCGTGTGAAGCAGGCGATCGCCGCCGGCCTCGAGGAGATCGACGTGCTCGTCGAGGAGGCCGCCAACGACAACGGCGCCATGCGCTCGATGATCGAGAACATCGCCCGCGAAGCGCTCAATCCCGTCGACCAGTGGCGTGCGATCGAACGCCTCGTCGCGCTCGGCTGGACCGAGGAAGCAATCGGCGTTGCGCTGGCCCTGCCGGTCCGGCTGATCAGGAAGCTCCGTCTGCTCGCCAATGTGCTGCCCGTCATGCTCGATCACATGGTCAAGGGCGACATGCCCGACGAGCGGCAGCTCCGCACCATCGCGTCCGCCTCGCTCGATGAGCAGAAGGAGGTCTGGAAGAAGCACAAGCCCTCCAAGGCGGATCCGCAGGTGTCGTGGTTTAGCGTGGCGCAGGCTCTGACCAAGGCCCGCATGTACGCGCGTCATGCCAGCTTCGGCGACGAGCTTGCCCAGGCCTATGGTATCCAGTGGGTCGAGGACCTGTTCGCGCCGGCGGACGAGGACAGCCGCTACACCACGGATGTCGAGGCGTTCCTCGGCGCGCAGCAGGAGTGGATGACCGCCAACCTGCCGAAGAAGGGCATCATCGCCGAGACGACGAATTGGGGCGAGGTCAAGCTGCCGCCGAAGGCGGAGCGCGTCTACGGCAAGCCGTCGAAGTCGGATTGCACGGCGATGTATCTCGACCGCGACGGCCGGGTGCAGAGCGTGCATTACCGCATGCCCGCGGCGAAGAAGCCGAAGGGCAAGGACGGGTCTGCCGGCACTGACACTGCGGATGAGACCGCCGCCGTCTCGAAGCCGCGTCCGGACGTGACGCGCAAGGGCCTCGAGATGATCGGCGACTTCCGGACGGACGCCCTGCACGAGGCGCTGGCTCGCGCGCCGATCGAGGACGAGACGCTGATCGCGCTGTTGATCCTCGCCTTCGCCGGCCAGAACGTTTCCGTCGATTCCGGCAGCGGCGGGACCTATTACGGCAACCGGCGCATCGCCCGCCATGCCGTGACGCTGTTCGATCAGGACGGCAAGCTCGTCCTCGATATGGATACGCTGCGCGTCGCGGCGCGCTCGATCCTCGCCGAGGTTCTTTCGTGCCGGGAGAACCGCACCGACAGCGGCATCGTCGCCCGCGTCGCCGGTGACGTGGTCGGTGCGGACAACTTCCTGCCGAACATGGGCACCGACGACTTCTTGTCGTGCCTGTCGCGCACCGCGCTCGAAGGCTCGTGCAAGGACACGCCGGTTCTTCCCCGCCAGAAAGTGAAGGACACCCGCACGGCCTTGGTCGAGCACTTCAAGGAAGGCCGCTTCGTGCCTGCGGCCGCGCTGTTCGCTCCGGACAAGGCCGCCGTGTCGTCCTGGCTGGCGACGAACGCCGTCGCCGAAGAGGACGAGGCCGACGACCAGGTCGAGGACCCGGAAGCCGCGGACGGCGATGGCGACGACGCTTCGGACGCCGAGGCCTTCCCGGAGGCGGCGGAATAG
- a CDS encoding DUF7007 domain-containing protein: MSTPAPSTTMIAESAIAFPQIEFGRAADGILVARVADTAFAMLPVRDGRHYLATGWRIGHPMAEWKRSDFYGHAGELADEAAFRAKIAENAEHQRENRALSRREISSTASTPWGRSQHATIYAEGVVCHSPAGHGGFHLAAARNRSVHSMLRARGGWYEEDEGWAIVAVTFPHLFTSYERRCAERTIKDSWPDAWEVIFGTVLRPCESREKDRRAFEQEHADDWIVASAITSDQHPDFVEVVATPGGRRGAGTEERRFLVPSDEYRIGRFGFVVDETRHAVYSGPSSFIAWQGRTSP; this comes from the coding sequence ATGAGCACGCCCGCTCCCTCCACCACGATGATCGCGGAATCCGCGATCGCATTTCCGCAGATCGAGTTCGGCCGCGCGGCTGACGGTATTCTCGTCGCTCGCGTCGCCGACACCGCCTTCGCCATGCTGCCGGTGCGCGACGGCCGGCACTATCTCGCCACCGGGTGGCGCATCGGCCACCCGATGGCCGAGTGGAAGCGATCCGACTTTTACGGTCACGCCGGCGAGCTCGCCGACGAGGCGGCCTTCCGCGCCAAAATCGCGGAAAACGCCGAGCATCAGCGCGAGAATCGCGCGCTGAGCCGCCGCGAGATCAGTTCCACGGCGAGTACGCCGTGGGGCCGCTCCCAGCACGCGACCATCTACGCAGAAGGCGTCGTCTGCCATTCGCCCGCAGGTCATGGCGGCTTTCATCTCGCGGCCGCGCGCAACCGCAGCGTCCATTCGATGCTGCGCGCGCGGGGCGGCTGGTATGAAGAAGACGAGGGCTGGGCGATCGTGGCGGTCACTTTCCCGCATCTGTTCACCAGCTACGAGCGACGCTGCGCGGAGCGCACGATCAAGGATAGCTGGCCCGATGCCTGGGAGGTGATCTTCGGCACTGTGCTTCGCCCCTGCGAGTCCCGCGAGAAGGATCGGCGTGCCTTCGAGCAGGAGCACGCCGATGATTGGATCGTCGCGTCGGCGATCACGTCGGACCAGCACCCCGATTTCGTCGAGGTCGTCGCCACGCCGGGCGGCCGACGTGGCGCCGGCACCGAGGAGCGACGCTTTCTCGTCCCATCCGACGAGTACCGGATCGGTCGCTTCGGTTTCGTCGTCGATGAGACCCGCCACGCGGTCTATTCCGGGCCGTCGAGCTTCATCGCCTGGCAGGGGAGGACGTCGCCATGA
- a CDS encoding ArdC family protein, with protein MTTDRSSQAQTGNDIYERVTNQIIAAIEAGAGKYRMPWHHDGSAITTPVNVASRKAYRGVNILSLWAAAQASSYAAGIWGTYRQWQEFGAQVRKGERGHLVVFWKTTDRSSDTDRQDGDDNHHEPARRLFARGYIVFNAAQVDGYTPPELPVLPEVERIEHAERFCAALGIDIRHGGSQACYIPSKDCVQMPDFACFRDAIAYYAVLLHECGHASGAKHRLDRDLSGRFGSAAYAMEECTVELLSAMICADLNLSVEPRPDHARYIASWLEVLRSDKRAIFTAASKAQEITDWMHALQANAHGHDVRGAA; from the coding sequence ATGACCACAGATCGCAGCAGCCAAGCCCAGACCGGCAACGATATCTACGAGCGCGTCACCAACCAGATCATCGCCGCCATTGAGGCTGGCGCCGGCAAGTACCGGATGCCTTGGCATCACGACGGATCGGCCATCACCACGCCCGTCAACGTCGCCTCTCGCAAGGCCTATCGCGGCGTCAACATCCTCTCGCTCTGGGCTGCGGCGCAGGCGTCCAGTTATGCCGCCGGCATCTGGGGCACTTATCGCCAATGGCAGGAGTTCGGCGCGCAGGTCCGCAAGGGCGAGCGCGGCCACCTCGTCGTGTTCTGGAAGACGACGGATCGCAGCAGCGACACAGACCGTCAGGATGGCGACGACAATCATCACGAGCCCGCACGGCGCCTGTTTGCTCGCGGCTATATCGTCTTCAATGCCGCTCAGGTCGACGGCTACACACCGCCCGAGCTGCCGGTGCTTCCCGAGGTCGAGCGGATCGAACACGCGGAGCGCTTCTGCGCCGCCCTCGGCATCGATATTCGCCACGGCGGATCGCAGGCCTGCTACATCCCATCGAAGGACTGCGTGCAGATGCCGGACTTCGCCTGCTTCCGGGATGCGATTGCCTACTACGCCGTGTTGCTCCACGAATGCGGTCACGCTTCCGGCGCCAAACATCGCCTCGACCGCGATCTGTCCGGACGATTCGGCTCGGCCGCCTACGCCATGGAAGAATGCACGGTCGAACTTCTCAGCGCCATGATCTGCGCCGACCTCAACCTCAGTGTTGAGCCACGACCCGACCACGCCCGCTACATCGCCTCCTGGCTCGAAGTGCTGCGCTCCGACAAGCGCGCCATCTTCACCGCGGCGAGCAAGGCACAAGAGATCACCGACTGGATGCACGCCCTGCAAGCCAATGCTCATGGGCACGACGTCAGGGGCGCCGCATAG